The DNA segment AAAGCTTTCTTACTGAATTTGCGTCCACCACGCAGAGCTCCGATATGATAGATAATGTCGAATGAATTATTTTGCAGATATTTTTTAAGTTCATCGATGTCAGTCAGGTCGATTTGATGAAAAATAAACTGTCCATCAAATTCACCGATGCGATTTTGCAATGTGCCCGGACGAATAATTGCATGAATTTCAAGACCTTTTTTGGTTGCTAATAATCGAGCAACATGTCTTCCAATAAAACCGGAAATTCCGGTGATCAAGATTTTTTTACTCATGTGTTTATTTAGCTAAATAACTTGGAAAAGAAACCTTTCTTTTTGGTTACCACTTTTTCCAAATAAAAATATGTAATCGGCTCGTTATCAATTATCTTCCGAGGATTGATCTCGGTAAGAAGCTCAGCAGTATGTTCATCAATTTTTTGTTTTAGCATTTCCACAGCAGCTGGTAAAGTATAATCCAATTCTTTGCAATGATTATCTGAAGCCACAAAATGTGCTAAACCGTTATCGACGAGGAACCAGGCTGCTTTCTGAACGTTTTTGCCATAAATTCCAATTAGGCTGCCGGCATTTATTTGTAGCAGAACATTCTTATGCAGAAGGTCTTCTGCAGAATCCGGATCATTGATGATATTTGTGTATCGTTCGGGATGAGCCATGATCGGTTTTAAACCTGATCTAACAAGATCATAAAGATGCTGATTAAGATCAGCCGGGAAATTTGTCATGTTGGTTTCTACTAAAATATAATTAGAATTTCCCATATTCATTTTGCCCGATTTCAATTTTTCAAATAGAGAAGAATCGAGATAGATCTCACGACCGGGTATAATTTTTATGTTGATATTTTCTTTTTCTGCCGCTTTCTGCAATTCAGCAATTTTATCCAAAACTAACTGCTGATCAAAATCGTAATATTGCAGCATAAAATGTGGTGTTACAAAAACAGCTTTTACACCGTATTCTTGCATAAGTTTCAAATGTGTGATCGAAGTTTCAATATCTTGCGATCCATCATCTATGGAATGTAAAATGTGAGTATGAATATCTATCATTATCTTTTTATTCTATGAATTGCATCGGCAAATTCTTTTATCAGTTTCGGATCAGTATTCTTTTCCAATATATTTCCAGTTACAATGAAATCTGCACCAGCTGCCGCTTTTTCTGCAGCTTCATCTGGATTCTGAATTCCGCCACCCAGAATCATTGGAAGTGGAACATTCTCTTTTACAGCTGAGATCATCTGGCTAGTAATTGGAAATTTTGCTCCGCTACCGGCATCCATGTAGATCAATTTCATGCCAAGATAGTAAGCTGCCAGAGCATGGGCAACAGCAATATCATTTTTAGTTCGGGGAAGAGGCATGCTTCCGCTCATAAAATGAACAGAAGTGCTATTTCCCGATTCAATCAGCATGTAGGCAGTTCCAATAGCTTCCAGATTGTGATGTTTGATAAGTGGTGCAGCTCGCACCTGCTCACCGATAAGCATCTGTGGATTGCGACTGGTGACCACACTGAGAAGCAATAAAGCATCGGCAAATGGCGATACAAAATTGAAGATACCCGGGAAGATTAGGACAGGAATATCAACCGTTTCTTTTATTGTTTTCAGGTTGCTTTCAAAATTATTATTCACCATAATGCTGCCGCCTACAAGAAGTCCGTCAGCTCCATTTTCCTGGCAAGTTCTGGAAATTTCTATTGCTTGTTCTTCTGTCATTTTATCAGGATCGAGCAAACAGAAATAATTCGCCCGTTCCTTGCTCATCGAAATCAATTTATTATAAGTTTTCATTTTATCCAATCCATAAAATTATCATTAACATTACCATGTTTATTTTCATTGTCTGTGAAAGAATTGAAAATACTTTTCTGGTATTTTGTTTGATCATAATTACCAGTTTAAGAATTAAAGGTATCGAAACAAATATTTGAAGAAGCAGGAAGCTTCTATTCGAAATAAGTTCATTCTTGAAAAAATAGAATGATACAAAAATTATAGCTAAAATTGGAATTACAGAGAGCCAGGCAATTCCTTTTCTTCCCACTTTAATTGCCAGTGTTCTGGCACCAAATTCAGCATCTCCTTCGATGTCTTCGGCATCTTTTACGATTTCCCTGAGAAAAGTGTAAAGAAATGCGAAAATTGCAATAATCAGACTATTCCCAAGATTATTAGCTGCCAATCCACCGTAGATAAATGTGCTGGCAGCTGCATAAGCTACCAGTAGATTTCCCATCAGAAAACTCAATTTGAAATATCGGGCATACAAAAAAAGTGCAATACTGTTTATAATTGCTAACCCAACACAGAAGAAATTTGTAGTAAGGTAAGAAAGCATAATTCCCACAAAGAAAAGTGTAACAGCAAACAGATAGGCAGTTTTGGGTGAGATCTTTCCAGATGGAAGTATGCGATTTGGTTTATTTACTTTGTCGATGGGAAGGTCGAAAAAATCGTTTATAACATAACCAGCAGCTGCGATAAATGATGCAGAAAGCACAGCGAAAATTATTGGAGATAGTTCAATCACATTATTGGAAATAAGAGCTCCAAATAACACTGTGAAAGCTACAAACAGGCAGTTAAATGGTCGAATTATCTTTATAAACGGCATCAAAATTCCTAAGGTAAACGATCCTTTATCATGTTAACGTATTCTACCAGAATGTCATTATTTTTCATATTTTTTATAAGATTGTAAGAATCTCTTAGCATTTTTTGGGCAGTTTTTTTTGATTTTTCCAATCCGATAAGAGCAGGATAAGTTGCTTTGAAATTTCTGGAATCTTCTCCAGGTTCTTTTCCCAGAACTTCAAAACTTCCCACTTCATCCAAAATATCATCAACGATCTGATATGCTAAACCAATATTTATTGCAAAATTTCCCAGCGTTATAGACACATTCTCTTCTGCTCCATGAATAATGCAGGCAAGTTCTACTGCAGCTTGTAAAAGTGCTCCAGTTTTCTTTAAATGAATATATCGAAGTGTATTTACATTGATCTTCTTCTTGGCCGATAAAATATCCACGGCTTGTCCACCGATCATGCCGCGCGTAGACATTGCTTTTGTGATAACTTGAATACACTGTAGCGCGATCTTCTTATTTTTGAGTTCAGTTAGAACTTCAATAGCTTTTGTAATGAGAGCATCTCCTGCCAGAATTGCAGTTGCATCTCCAAATTTAACATGACAACTCGGCAAACCTCTACGTTCTGGAGAATTGTCCACACTTGGCAGATCATCATGGATAAGAGAAGCTGTATGAACGAATTCAAGTGCACAAGCTGCTGGTAAAAGTCTTTCCAGACGATTAATGTTTTTTCTTCCAATAAGCATTTCATAAGTTCCAAAAAATAGAACTGGACGCAGTCTTTTTCCACCACTGAATACGCTATATCTCATGGCTTCGTGTAATTCTTTGGGATAAGCATCCGCAGGTGTTAAATATTCTTTCAGAGCTTTTTCCAAAAGATCGGATCTTGTCTTAAAATATTCTTGAATTAACATTTAACCTCTTATTTTCTCAATTTCATTTTTATACAGAAAGTGGTAATGCAATTTTCTTTCCTGTTTTAGCTGATTCGTACATTGCCAGGATCAGCTCCAATGATTTTCTTCCACTTCTGCCATCAGTATTTGGAGTATCTTTTCCATGCAGAACGTCAACCACGTTTTGCAAATAACCAAGATGCCCGAATCCATAAATATTAGTTGGATTTGTATTGGCTGTTTCAATTATTTTGTCGTCATCGTCATAATCTTTGAATTGCCAGTTTTCTACTTTGTTTACAGCAACTCCACCGATTTTTACAGTTCCATTTTCTCCCATCAACGTGATAGAACCTTCATAATTTTTTGGGAAAATATTCATTGTAACTTCTACAGTTCCTATCCCGCCACTGCGAAAATGAATAATTCCCGATCCCATATCTTCTGCTTCGATGTTGTGATTCAGAGTTGCAGTAAAAGCCATAACAGATTCAACCGGACCCATCAGCCATTGAATGAGATCGAAATAATGAGAAGCCTGATTCATGAAAGCTCCACCGTCGAATTCCCAGGTTCCGCGCCATTTTGCCATATCGTAATAAGCTTGAGGGCGAGTCCAACGCACAGTTGCATTTGCACTGAAAATTCTTCCAAATCTACCTTTATCAACAGCTTTTTTAAGTACTTGGATTGCCGGATTTAAGCGATTTTGTTTTACAACAAAAAGTTCTACTTTATTTTCATCGCAAGCTTGCACCAGCGCATCTGCAGATTTCAGATCGATAGCCATTGGTTTTTCTGTGATCACATTGATCTTTCTTCTGGCGGCTTCAATGCCCATTTTGGGGTGCATTCCGCTGGGTGTACAAATCAGGATCGCATCAAGCTTTTCATTTTCCAACATCTCCGAATAATCGGTGTAAAATGAGTGGATATTAAATTTTTCGGCAGCATTTTGAGCTCTTTCTTCAATGATATCTGCACATGCTACTATTTCGGCTTTATCGATTTGCTGGATTGCTTCAAAATGTTTGGAAGAAATCCTGCCGCATCCAACTAATCCAAATTTCAAATTTTTCATTCAATTCCTTTATCATAAATAAATTATGAATTCATCCAAATAATAAATAGTAATTTCGGTGTCAATAATTAATAACTTTATATAAATAATTTATATAGAAAAATAAAATCAAAAAAATATTTAAAACTATGAAATCTAATTTCCGTTTGTGATCTCTTTCTTTTTCTTCATGCTTTCAACTGCTTCGTCCAGTTCATCAAAAACATTAAAGATAAGATGAACCTTTGTGATCTGAAAGAGAGTTTTTGGTTTGGATTGCAAATTTGCAATGCAAAGATCTCCGTCGGCTTCTGTAATTGCTTTGTAAAAACTGATGATGGAACCAAGTCCTAAACTATCAATATATTCCATTTCAGAGAGATCTAAAACTATGTATCTTGCCTGTTCCAGAAATTCTGGAAAATTGTCTTTGAATTCTTTTGCATTGGAAGCAATTAATCTTCCGATGATCTTAACTATTCCAATTTCGTCTTGAAGCTTAAAATTAAAATCCATTAATCTCTCCCATAATAAATTTTACTATAAAAATATCTATTTTTCAAGATCTATTTCACATTATTTAAATTTTAATAAGAAAAAAGGAAAGCATAGTTTTTTGTCAAATAATTATTAACTAATCCAAGATAAATGTGAGTCCTATTCAAAAGAATTGGGAGTGCACAATACACTCCCCAATATATTAATTAACTCATTTTTTTGAGCTTTGTGATCAGCTTTCTTTGCACACTTGCTTGTTTTGTAGGATCAAAATTAACTTTTTCAATTGAATCAAGATAATCATACAATTCTTGATTGTTCATGTCTTTATGATCCAGTTTCTTTTTGGCAAAAGTCAGAGCTTTTTTCTTCCAATATTCTAGTTTAGTGTATTTTGCTTCCAGCAGGCCAGCTTCACAGAATCTGGAAAGAAGTTCTTCAAACATTTGTGATCCTTTTGGATTATTGAATTCGCTTACTTTGCCGTCATTTGCTATTGAAGTGCCTTCCATTTCCAGATAAGATGGTTTTGGAATCAAGTAATGAGATGGATCAGCTGCATCTGCATGAGTATTTATCGAAACAATGAATTTGCTGTTTTTCATCAGTTTCTTTTGTTCTTCGCAGGGAAGTTCACCATATAAAAGCACAAAGTCAGAATTTTCAGGTGTTCCGGCAGGAATTCCCAATTTCATCAATCCTCTAAAATTATTAAGATGAGAAGTTGGTAGAACACCAGATCCTTTTTGGAAATCACAAACCATGGCAGCTAAAGCCCAGGTTCGCCAAATTGCCAATTCATTCACATTATTTCTACTGTAAATGAAGATAGTTTTTTCGGGAAGTTCAAGCTTGATCTGATCAATAGTTTTAACTTCCAGATTATCTTGTTCGTCCACATCTTCTTCATTTTCAAAATCATCTTCTTCGTAATAATAATCCAGAATTTTATCAAGAGTTTCCTGCACAGGATAATCATTCAGATGCTCATCTGCAAATTTATTAAAGTCGGAATTATCATCAGAAATTATAATTAATCTTTTACCCAGACGTTGCTGCTTACGAGCAAGCATTTTGAGTGTATGACTAACTTTACCGACCAAAACTATTGTATCGGCATCTTCTATGTCTTCATATTTACAGTTAATCAGCTTTGTCTCACCGATTTTTTCGATAAAACTTTTCTGGTAAGTAAGAGTACAAATTTCTGCTCCGATATTGTTCGCGATCTGCTGCATGATCATGATTTCTTCCAAAGTAGAAGTAGGAGAAACATAGATCTTTTTTGTTTTGGAAGTTTCAAGTTTATCCATTATTTTTTCGATCACATCATCCATTTCTACAGGATTCCATTCATCTTCATCTCTTTGGAAAGCGCTGTTTATGCGCTGAGGTTGTTCAAATATCTGCCAGCCAAATTTTCCATCAAAACAGAGATTTCTTCCGTTAAAGCCATCATCAGCAGGAGTTATCTGAACAATGTTGCCGTTTTGGGTGTAAACTTTTATTTTGCAGCCAGTTCCACACAATCCGCAGTTCTGAATTGTAATATCGCAGAGATGTGGATTGATCTTATAATTAATATTTTTTGGAGTGAGAGCTCCCACCGGACAAACTTCAATACATTTTCCACAGGATTCACAAGTAGTTTTAGCCAAGCTTTCACCGAATTCAGGTGCAACGTAGCTTTCAAATCCGCGATAAATATATCCCAAAACTCCAGGCCCCTGCATTTCAGCACAAATGCGCACACAGCGTCCACATTTTATACATTTGTTTGCATCGCGCAAAATAAAGGGATGACTGTCGTCGATAGGATGCTTGTTTTTATCTCCAGCAAAGAGGTCAGCATCGATGTTATAGTTAGTTGAATATTCTCGCAGTTTACAGGTTTCATTTACGAAGCAACCACATTCCAAACATCTTGTTGCTTCAGCAATAGCATCTTCATCTTCAAATCCTGTTTCAACTTCCTTAAAGTTTGAACTTCGATCAGAAGGATCAAGTTCAGGCATTTTGCTGCGCGGAATTTTTTCGTAATCTTCAAAAAGGGAAGTATCGATATCTTTGAGTAACTTTTCTTTTTTGGAATCAAATTTTTTAATTGGATCGATTATTGGTTTTCCATGCAGGAATCTATCGATTGCTTCAGCAGCTTTTCTGCCGTCGGCAATTGCTTCTATTGCTGTGGCTGGACCTCTACGGAAATCTCCACCAGCGAAGATATTTGCCAAATTTGTATATTGAGATTCTTCATCTGCCAAGGCGGTAGACCAGCGCGTTAATTCGAGTTCTTTGCCATCTATTTTATTTTCATCTTCAGATAGGAAGTTAACTTCGGGAACTTGAGAAATTGCAGCAATCACAGTTCCATATTCTTCTTCAAAAAACTCTCCTGTTGGTTGTGGTCGTCTTCTACCACTTTGATCTGGTTCGCCCAGTTTCATTTTTTCCAGATTTATGGATTTCAGTTTTCCACTTCTTCCAAAATATTCGACCGGATTTGTGAGGAAATGGAACTTGATTCCTTCTTCTTCAGCAGCATCTACTTCATAAGCTTCTGCCGGCATTTCATTTCGAGTTCTTCTATAGATAAGTGTAACATCAGAGCCTAATCTGCGAGCAGTTCTAGCACAATCGATAGCTGTATTTCCACCACCGATCACAGCTACCTTTTTGGCTAATTTGGGTTTTTTGCCCAAAACGACATTCTTCAGAAAATCAACACCTAAAAAACAACCCTTAAGGTGACTACCTTTTACTCGAATCGGAACAGCATTTTGTGCTCCAATTGCCAGGAAAACAGCATCATGATCTTTACTGAGATCTTGCAATTTGATATCTTTTCCCACTTCTATATTATATTTGATCTTCATGCCGTTTTTGCACATCAGTTTTATTTCTTGATCTAAAATCTTTTTAGGAAGTCTGTATTCAGGAATTCCATATCTAAGCCAACCACCGGCTTTGGGTGCAGATTCGTAAACTGTAACTTTGTAACCTTGGTTAGATAGATAATATCCGCAAGTTAAGCCAGATGGACCTCCACCAACGATAGCTATCTTTTTTCCATTAGATTTTGCTTTGGGTGGAACGTAACTCCAATCATCGTTCAGGTCAAAATCTGCTGCATGACGTTTTAATTGCCGAATAGCAATTGGTTCATCTACGATAGTTCTACGGCATTCTTCTTCGCAGAAAGCAGGACAAACTCTTCCAATTGAAAGGGGCATGGGAAGCGTTTCTTTTATCACTTTTACAGCTTCATGAAATTCTCCATTGGCAATGAGGGAAACATAACTTTGAATATCCACATTATTTGGACAAGCTATTCTACACGGAGCTTCGCAATCGGCATAATGATCGGAAAGCAAAAGTTCCAGGGCTATTTTTCTGGCTTTGATAACTTCTTCAGAATCGGTGATGATTTCCATACCTTCGGAAATTTCCGTTCCGCAAGAAGTAACAAAGCCTTTCCTGTTTTTTACTTTAACTGCACAAACCCAACAAGAACCAAATGGCTTTAATTCTTCATCATGACAAAGAGTTGGAATGTTAATTCCATTTTCCGTTGCAACTTCCAGAATAGTCTTACCTTTTTTTGCTTTTATATCTTTTCCATTTAATGTTAAGTTAACCATATCAGCTTCCCTCTTTATGATTTAATGATCGCATCGAATTTACATACATCATAGCAAACACCGCATTTTATACATTTATCCTGATCTATAACATGAGGTTTTTTTACTTCTCCCGAAATAGCTTGAACCGGACATTTACGTGCACAAGCTGTGCAGCCAACGCATTTGTCTTCATTTACTTCATACTTCATAAGAGCGTCGCAGACTCCAGCATGACATTTCTTATCAAGAATGTGTGCTTCATATTCTTTTCGGAAATAGCGCAAAGTTGTGAGAACAGGATTGGGAGCAGATTGACCTAAACCGCAAAGTGAAGATTTTATGATATTTTCGGCTAAAGTTTCCAATTTGTCCAGATCTTCAAGTTCACCTTTTCCCTTAGTTATTTTTGTTAATATTTCCAGCATTCGTTTGGTTCCCACACGGCAGAACGTACATTTTCCACAGGATTCATTCTGGGTAAAATTCAGGAAGAATCTTGCTACATCTACCATACAAGTTCCGCTATCCATCACAACCATTCCACCGGAACCCATTATAGCACCGGTTTTGTTTATCGAATCGTAATCTACAATTGTGTCCAAAAGTTCAGCGGGAAGGCAACCACCAGATGGACCACCAAGTTGTACTCCTTTAAATGGCTTATCAGTTTTCATGCCACCACCGACCTTATAGATAACATCTTTTAAAGGCATTCCCATTGGCACTTCGATAAGTCCACTATTCTTGATTTTTCCAGCTAAGGCAAAAACTTTGGTGCCTGCACTTTTTTCTGTTCCATATTGGGAATACTTTTTCGCTCCGTTCAAAATAATCCAGGCTACATTGGCATAAGTTTCCACGTTGTTAATGTTAGTCGGTTTTCCCCAAAGACCGGATTGAGCAGGAAATGGTGGGCGAATTCTGGGCATTCCTCGTTCACCTTCGATAGATGCCATTAAAGCTGTTTCTTCGCCACAAACAAAAGCTCCAGCTCCTTCCTTTATGTGTAAAATAAAATCGAAATCTGTTCCCAGGATATTTTTTCCTAAAAACCCTCTTTCTTTTGCTGCTTTTATAGCGATATTCAAATGTTTTATTGCCAGTGGATACTCAGCTCGACAATAAATGTATCCTTCGTTTGCTCCGATTGTATAGGCACAAATCGCCATTCCTTCGAGAACGCTGTGAGGGTCGCCTTCCAAGATGCTTCTATCCATAAAAGCACCAGGATCTCCTTCGTCGGCATTGCAAACTACATATTTCTTTCTGCCCATTGCATCGTAAGCAAATTTCCATTTTAAACCAGTTGGAAATCCAGCGCCGCCGCGTCCTCGCAATCCTGATTCCTGCATTTCCTTTATGATGTCTTCAGGACTCAATTCTTTGATCGCTTTTTCCAAAGATTTGTAACCATCTCGAGCCAGATAATCATCGATTGATTCAGGATTGATGATACCTGTATTGCGCAGAACGATCCTGACCTGATTATTATAATTTTCATTTTCAGAAGCTTCTAAAACATTGGAAACGACTACATCTTCTTTAATGGGTTTTCCTTCAACATAAGCATCGATAATACTTCCGACATTTTCTGGAGTAACTCTTCCGTAAGTGATGCTTTTATTTTTTTCATCGACGAACTCAATTATTGGTTCGGCAAAACACATTCCGATACAAGCAGTTTTTTTTACTTCAATGTCCTTCAATTTATTTTTTTTGATATGTTCATTTATGGCAACTTGAACATCTGCTGCACCTGCTGCCAGGCCGCAACTTGCTAATCCAACTTTAATAGTAAAGCTCAAGTTTACCTCCTATTTAAATTTTTTTAAAATTTCAGGAATATTTTCGGGGAGCAGTTTACCATGTGTATTGTCATCTACCATTATTACGGGTGCCAAACTACAACAACCTAAACAAGCAACTTCTACAACTGTGAACAAGCCGTCTTTGGTTGTGTCCTGATCGTCTGGCAAATTAAGGAAATTATTTATTGCCTTCAATATTCCATTTGCGTCTGAAACATGACAAGCTGTTCCTTTGCAAACCCGAATAACATGTTTACCCTGAGGTTTTAGTCGGAACATTGTGTAAAACGTAGCCACGCCATAAATTTGAGCCAATCTGACTCCGGTCTTCTCGGAAACATAACGCATTACATCTTTCGAAAGATATTTTTCGATTGCCTGGATTTCCTGGAGAAGAGGGATCAGAGAGCCTTTTTTACCAACGAATTTGTTAATGACTTGGTCAATTTCTTTTTTGTTTTTTATCATAAACAAAAGCTCCCAAATATTATTTTCATTTTCGTGGTACTTTTTTGAGCATGAGTATTCAATGTCAATAAATTTCCTGCATTATATAAATAAGGTAATTACATTATTTAATGCAAAAAATTTACGTAAAATTGTATTGAGTAAACTATTTATTTGTAAGCTTCTGAAATTAAAAAATATAAGTTATTTTTGTGTAGAATTTTTCGTAGTTTTTTTCTATTTTGTTTTCAATCTCATTCATTTCGGAATTCAATCCCATATAATAATGAAATTTACTGTTTAATTCCCATTTGAAATTGGAATAATATCCGAAATAAAATGTTTGATCATATCGCTCATAATTATGATATCTAATCCCCAAAGTAAATGAAATCGTATTTGAAAAATTTATCGTGGAATCAAAATTACCGATCACATATTCGCTGTCTATAAATGGAAGATCTGGAATATCCGGATAATTTGAGTAATCAATATTTAAAGAATATGAAAAGTGCCTGAACAAGGTGCCGATAGCATTATACTGAATAATATCGCCTTGGTAGGAATCATCTAAACTATAAAAATAGTAATCGACTTTGTTCAAGCTCAATCTTTGAATGAACCAGCTTAGTTTATCCCATTCCAACCTCACACCAAATCTTGTTTTATCTGTAAATTTTCCACTCTTGGAATCAGGTTCGATGTTTTCTTTTACATAGACAAATTCCAACTCTATATCCGCATTGAAGTTAGTTGCTATTTCTGATTCTAAAGTTAGATAGCGTTCCAATAAATTTGTACTTATGTTATCATATTCTTCCGAAAGAGTAAGAGAGTGTTCAATATCCGATAAAATATCAGAATCAAAATCGTGCAAATTTGCAAAATCAAAATTCCAGCCATAAAAATCATCTTCATATATTTTTCCCATATCCAAAGTATATTCACTACTCATCTGCTGAATAGAGAATTTCAGCATTTCATGACGAGAGTAACGAGAGAAACCAGTCTGGAAATGATAACCGTAATCGGAATTACCATTCATCTGT comes from the Candidatus Cloacimonadota bacterium genome and includes:
- a CDS encoding exopolysaccharide biosynthesis protein; amino-acid sequence: MIDIHTHILHSIDDGSQDIETSITHLKLMQEYGVKAVFVTPHFMLQYYDFDQQLVLDKIAELQKAAEKENINIKIIPGREIYLDSSLFEKLKSGKMNMGNSNYILVETNMTNFPADLNQHLYDLVRSGLKPIMAHPERYTNIINDPDSAEDLLHKNVLLQINAGSLIGIYGKNVQKAAWFLVDNGLAHFVASDNHCKELDYTLPAAVEMLKQKIDEHTAELLTEINPRKIIDNEPITYFYLEKVVTKKKGFFSKLFS
- a CDS encoding geranylgeranylglyceryl/heptaprenylglyceryl phosphate synthase: MKTYNKLISMSKERANYFCLLDPDKMTEEQAIEISRTCQENGADGLLVGGSIMVNNNFESNLKTIKETVDIPVLIFPGIFNFVSPFADALLLLSVVTSRNPQMLIGEQVRAAPLIKHHNLEAIGTAYMLIESGNSTSVHFMSGSMPLPRTKNDIAVAHALAAYYLGMKLIYMDAGSGAKFPITSQMISAVKENVPLPMILGGGIQNPDEAAEKAAAGADFIVTGNILEKNTDPKLIKEFADAIHRIKR
- a CDS encoding geranylgeranylglycerol-phosphate geranylgeranyltransferase, with the protein product MPFIKIIRPFNCLFVAFTVLFGALISNNVIELSPIIFAVLSASFIAAAGYVINDFFDLPIDKVNKPNRILPSGKISPKTAYLFAVTLFFVGIMLSYLTTNFFCVGLAIINSIALFLYARYFKLSFLMGNLLVAYAAASTFIYGGLAANNLGNSLIIAIFAFLYTFLREIVKDAEDIEGDAEFGARTLAIKVGRKGIAWLSVIPILAIIFVSFYFFKNELISNRSFLLLQIFVSIPLILKLVIMIKQNTRKVFSILSQTMKINMVMLMIILWIG
- a CDS encoding polyprenyl synthetase family protein, with amino-acid sequence MLIQEYFKTRSDLLEKALKEYLTPADAYPKELHEAMRYSVFSGGKRLRPVLFFGTYEMLIGRKNINRLERLLPAACALEFVHTASLIHDDLPSVDNSPERRGLPSCHVKFGDATAILAGDALITKAIEVLTELKNKKIALQCIQVITKAMSTRGMIGGQAVDILSAKKKINVNTLRYIHLKKTGALLQAAVELACIIHGAEENVSITLGNFAINIGLAYQIVDDILDEVGSFEVLGKEPGEDSRNFKATYPALIGLEKSKKTAQKMLRDSYNLIKNMKNNDILVEYVNMIKDRLP
- a CDS encoding Gfo/Idh/MocA family oxidoreductase gives rise to the protein MKNLKFGLVGCGRISSKHFEAIQQIDKAEIVACADIIEERAQNAAEKFNIHSFYTDYSEMLENEKLDAILICTPSGMHPKMGIEAARRKINVITEKPMAIDLKSADALVQACDENKVELFVVKQNRLNPAIQVLKKAVDKGRFGRIFSANATVRWTRPQAYYDMAKWRGTWEFDGGAFMNQASHYFDLIQWLMGPVESVMAFTATLNHNIEAEDMGSGIIHFRSGGIGTVEVTMNIFPKNYEGSITLMGENGTVKIGGVAVNKVENWQFKDYDDDDKIIETANTNPTNIYGFGHLGYLQNVVDVLHGKDTPNTDGRSGRKSLELILAMYESAKTGKKIALPLSV
- a CDS encoding STAS domain-containing protein, whose amino-acid sequence is MDFNFKLQDEIGIVKIIGRLIASNAKEFKDNFPEFLEQARYIVLDLSEMEYIDSLGLGSIISFYKAITEADGDLCIANLQSKPKTLFQITKVHLIFNVFDELDEAVESMKKKKEITNGN
- a CDS encoding FAD-dependent oxidoreductase yields the protein MVNLTLNGKDIKAKKGKTILEVATENGINIPTLCHDEELKPFGSCWVCAVKVKNRKGFVTSCGTEISEGMEIITDSEEVIKARKIALELLLSDHYADCEAPCRIACPNNVDIQSYVSLIANGEFHEAVKVIKETLPMPLSIGRVCPAFCEEECRRTIVDEPIAIRQLKRHAADFDLNDDWSYVPPKAKSNGKKIAIVGGGPSGLTCGYYLSNQGYKVTVYESAPKAGGWLRYGIPEYRLPKKILDQEIKLMCKNGMKIKYNIEVGKDIKLQDLSKDHDAVFLAIGAQNAVPIRVKGSHLKGCFLGVDFLKNVVLGKKPKLAKKVAVIGGGNTAIDCARTARRLGSDVTLIYRRTRNEMPAEAYEVDAAEEEGIKFHFLTNPVEYFGRSGKLKSINLEKMKLGEPDQSGRRRPQPTGEFFEEEYGTVIAAISQVPEVNFLSEDENKIDGKELELTRWSTALADEESQYTNLANIFAGGDFRRGPATAIEAIADGRKAAEAIDRFLHGKPIIDPIKKFDSKKEKLLKDIDTSLFEDYEKIPRSKMPELDPSDRSSNFKEVETGFEDEDAIAEATRCLECGCFVNETCKLREYSTNYNIDADLFAGDKNKHPIDDSHPFILRDANKCIKCGRCVRICAEMQGPGVLGYIYRGFESYVAPEFGESLAKTTCESCGKCIEVCPVGALTPKNINYKINPHLCDITIQNCGLCGTGCKIKVYTQNGNIVQITPADDGFNGRNLCFDGKFGWQIFEQPQRINSAFQRDEDEWNPVEMDDVIEKIMDKLETSKTKKIYVSPTSTLEEIMIMQQIANNIGAEICTLTYQKSFIEKIGETKLINCKYEDIEDADTIVLVGKVSHTLKMLARKQQRLGKRLIIISDDNSDFNKFADEHLNDYPVQETLDKILDYYYEEDDFENEEDVDEQDNLEVKTIDQIKLELPEKTIFIYSRNNVNELAIWRTWALAAMVCDFQKGSGVLPTSHLNNFRGLMKLGIPAGTPENSDFVLLYGELPCEEQKKLMKNSKFIVSINTHADAADPSHYLIPKPSYLEMEGTSIANDGKVSEFNNPKGSQMFEELLSRFCEAGLLEAKYTKLEYWKKKALTFAKKKLDHKDMNNQELYDYLDSIEKVNFDPTKQASVQRKLITKLKKMS
- a CDS encoding 4Fe-4S binding protein translates to MSFTIKVGLASCGLAAGAADVQVAINEHIKKNKLKDIEVKKTACIGMCFAEPIIEFVDEKNKSITYGRVTPENVGSIIDAYVEGKPIKEDVVVSNVLEASENENYNNQVRIVLRNTGIINPESIDDYLARDGYKSLEKAIKELSPEDIIKEMQESGLRGRGGAGFPTGLKWKFAYDAMGRKKYVVCNADEGDPGAFMDRSILEGDPHSVLEGMAICAYTIGANEGYIYCRAEYPLAIKHLNIAIKAAKERGFLGKNILGTDFDFILHIKEGAGAFVCGEETALMASIEGERGMPRIRPPFPAQSGLWGKPTNINNVETYANVAWIILNGAKKYSQYGTEKSAGTKVFALAGKIKNSGLIEVPMGMPLKDVIYKVGGGMKTDKPFKGVQLGGPSGGCLPAELLDTIVDYDSINKTGAIMGSGGMVVMDSGTCMVDVARFFLNFTQNESCGKCTFCRVGTKRMLEILTKITKGKGELEDLDKLETLAENIIKSSLCGLGQSAPNPVLTTLRYFRKEYEAHILDKKCHAGVCDALMKYEVNEDKCVGCTACARKCPVQAISGEVKKPHVIDQDKCIKCGVCYDVCKFDAIIKS
- the nuoE gene encoding NADH-quinone oxidoreductase subunit NuoE; translated protein: MIKNKKEIDQVINKFVGKKGSLIPLLQEIQAIEKYLSKDVMRYVSEKTGVRLAQIYGVATFYTMFRLKPQGKHVIRVCKGTACHVSDANGILKAINNFLNLPDDQDTTKDGLFTVVEVACLGCCSLAPVIMVDDNTHGKLLPENIPEILKKFK